A DNA window from Candidatus Protochlamydia naegleriophila contains the following coding sequences:
- a CDS encoding methylated-DNA--[protein]-cysteine S-methyltransferase encodes MTGSNKENIQFAIDDSWLGYVLAAQSPKGLCAVLLGNEPNELKSELRSRFPEAELIEGSDAATALLTQVIGCIEDPSKSLDMPFDERGTSFQKRVWKALKEIPCGSTVSYTEIAQKIGSPQAVRAVGTACGANALAIVVPCHRVVRNDGSINGYRWGIERKKRLLERESLFHSSARKMGTG; translated from the coding sequence ATCAAACAAAGAAAACATTCAATTTGCCATTGACGATTCATGGCTCGGATACGTCCTTGCCGCACAAAGCCCTAAAGGGCTCTGTGCCGTTTTGCTAGGCAATGAGCCCAACGAGCTTAAAAGCGAATTGCGCAGCCGCTTCCCCGAAGCAGAATTGATCGAAGGGAGCGATGCTGCCACAGCTCTACTAACCCAAGTAATCGGCTGCATCGAAGACCCTTCTAAATCATTAGACATGCCTTTTGATGAACGAGGAACCTCTTTTCAAAAAAGAGTTTGGAAAGCACTTAAGGAAATTCCTTGCGGATCCACCGTCAGCTATACCGAAATCGCTCAAAAAATCGGGTCTCCGCAAGCGGTTCGTGCAGTAGGAACCGCCTGCGGCGCTAATGCCTTAGCCATTGTAGTCCCCTGCCATCGAGTCGTTAGAAACGATGGATCGATCAACGGCTACCGCTGGGGCATCGAGCGGAAAAAGCGATTGCTCGAAAGAGAAAGTCTGTTTCATTCATCGGCCAGGAAAATGGGGACCGGATAA